One Deinococcus humi genomic window carries:
- a CDS encoding potassium channel family protein, protein MDTVRQLLWLPGAALVLAVLLDALLSGLQAGEGTLSRWIHRPVYAAVQWLARVTRRRSVLAWSTLALISVTLNIWTALLWLGWGLVFWAWPGALEVAKTGQPASFGEVMYFVGYSISTLGLGDIIATDTLWRVLTDVTAISGFFLLTFAITFIVPVSQARSARRQFALLLYRAGPDAQTLVVDAARGYPDGLQGLLDDLHTQLNTLDAQHLSTPNLHRFHEHEQRQALDAALPKLGEALLIIGGALDMDPPRGLRRSLDSVDSLTRSYGRVHSGPDASVPPPPDLRPLAEAGLSLRPAAEFAAYLQDHHTLRRRLHDMAQSGGWRWDEVAQIETSGR, encoded by the coding sequence ATGGACACCGTGCGGCAGCTGTTGTGGCTACCCGGCGCTGCCCTGGTGTTGGCCGTCCTGCTCGACGCCCTGCTGTCGGGGCTGCAGGCTGGCGAGGGCACCCTGAGCCGCTGGATTCATCGCCCAGTCTATGCCGCGGTTCAATGGCTGGCTCGCGTCACCCGCCGCCGTTCAGTGCTGGCCTGGAGCACGCTGGCGCTGATCTCGGTGACGTTGAACATCTGGACGGCGCTGTTATGGCTGGGCTGGGGTCTGGTGTTCTGGGCGTGGCCTGGGGCACTGGAAGTGGCCAAAACAGGACAGCCCGCCAGCTTCGGCGAGGTGATGTATTTCGTGGGCTATAGCATCAGCACGCTGGGCCTTGGGGACATCATCGCCACCGATACCCTGTGGCGGGTGCTGACGGATGTCACGGCCATTTCGGGCTTCTTTCTGCTGACCTTCGCCATCACCTTCATTGTTCCGGTCTCCCAGGCGCGGAGCGCCCGTCGTCAGTTCGCCCTGCTGTTGTACCGCGCCGGCCCCGATGCTCAGACGCTCGTCGTGGACGCTGCGCGGGGGTATCCGGATGGCCTCCAGGGGCTGCTGGACGATCTGCACACCCAGCTCAATACGCTCGACGCCCAGCACCTCAGCACACCCAACCTGCACCGCTTCCACGAGCATGAGCAGCGGCAGGCCCTGGACGCCGCCCTGCCCAAGCTGGGCGAGGCCCTGCTGATCATTGGCGGCGCGCTGGACATGGACCCTCCACGGGGCCTGCGCCGCAGCCTGGACAGCGTGGACAGCCTGACCCGTTCGTATGGGCGCGTTCACAGTGGCCCGGACGCTTCCGTTCCGCCGCCCCCTGATCTGCGACCGCTAGCGGAGGCGGGGCTGTCCCTGCGTCCCGCCGCCGAATTTGCCGCTTACCTGCAGGATCATCACACCCTGCGCCGCCGACTGCATGACATGGCCCAGTCCGGTGGCTGGCGCTGGGACGAGGTGGCGCAAATTGAGACCTCCGGGCGCTGA
- a CDS encoding DUF4174 domain-containing protein, producing the protein MAALKPLAAAVALSAGLADAAPFTLQTPQGQSWSLSSVLGRERILIVSNPPAAYLAEVRRQDTDLQVRDLRVVALLPPGDARLNGPQSLMLTLLADPGGKVGAQYGRAALIGKDTGIKARYQTFPVLNTVAALIDTMPMRRQERRERGR; encoded by the coding sequence ATGGCCGCACTGAAACCCCTGGCCGCCGCTGTCGCCCTGAGCGCCGGGCTGGCGGACGCCGCACCGTTTACCCTCCAGACCCCGCAGGGTCAGTCGTGGTCACTCTCCAGCGTGCTGGGCAGGGAACGCATCCTGATCGTCAGCAACCCGCCCGCCGCTTATCTGGCCGAGGTGCGCCGACAGGACACCGATCTGCAGGTGCGTGATCTGCGGGTGGTGGCGTTGCTGCCGCCTGGCGACGCCCGGCTGAACGGCCCCCAGAGTCTGATGCTGACGCTGCTGGCCGATCCTGGTGGCAAGGTGGGCGCGCAGTATGGCCGGGCCGCGTTGATCGGCAAGGACACAGGTATCAAGGCGCGGTACCAGACCTTCCCGGTCCTGAATACGGTGGCCGCGCTGATCGACACCATGCCCATGCGGCGCCAGGAGCGGCGCGAACGTGGGCGTTAG